Proteins from a single region of Candidatus Zixiibacteriota bacterium:
- a CDS encoding aspartate carbamoyltransferase catalytic subunit: protein MKLSSQHLIGLEGMTADEINLILDTAVTLKEILSRPIKKVPTLRHITVLNLFYEPSTRTKISFELAEKRLSADAIGFAKVSSSVVKGETLLDTVWNIEAMKIDMIVIRHSASGTPYMLTQNCGSKIINAGDGFHEHPTQGLLDIFTIREKYGDLKGLRVAIIGDIKHSRVARSNIWGLKTLGASVAVCAPTTLLPYEVEQMGIDVYTRIEEALEGADVVNILRLQKERQSAGLLPTLREYSNRFCIKKERLKYLNKNYTIMHPGPMNRGVEIASEVADSPDSVILPQVTNGVAIRMAVLYLLSGGVGKIE, encoded by the coding sequence ATGAAACTAAGCTCTCAACATCTCATTGGCCTTGAGGGCATGACCGCCGATGAGATAAACCTAATCCTCGATACCGCCGTTACCTTAAAAGAAATTCTTTCGCGCCCGATAAAGAAAGTCCCCACATTAAGGCATATCACTGTCCTGAATCTTTTCTATGAGCCATCCACGCGCACAAAAATTTCATTCGAGCTGGCCGAAAAAAGATTGTCTGCCGATGCTATAGGTTTCGCTAAGGTATCCTCCTCAGTAGTCAAAGGCGAAACGCTTTTAGATACTGTCTGGAATATCGAGGCGATGAAAATAGATATGATTGTTATACGTCACTCAGCCTCAGGCACGCCGTATATGCTTACCCAAAATTGTGGCTCGAAAATTATAAACGCCGGCGATGGCTTTCATGAGCATCCGACGCAGGGCTTGCTTGACATCTTTACTATCCGTGAAAAATACGGCGACTTAAAAGGATTGCGGGTTGCCATTATCGGCGATATAAAGCATTCCCGCGTTGCTCGCTCTAATATCTGGGGACTGAAAACGCTTGGCGCCAGCGTGGCGGTGTGCGCTCCGACGACTCTGCTTCCATACGAGGTTGAGCAAATGGGTATCGATGTGTACACTCGCATTGAAGAGGCGCTCGAGGGCGCGGATGTAGTCAATATCCTGCGTCTTCAGAAAGAAAGGCAATCGGCGGGACTGCTGCCGACCTTAAGAGAATACAGCAATAGATTCTGCATAAAAAAAGAGCGGCTTAAATATCTTAACAAGAATTATACAATAATGCATCCGGGCCCGATGAATCGCGGCGTGGAGATAGCCTCAGAGGTTGCCGATAGTCCCGATTCGGTGATATTACCACAGGTAACCAATGGCGTGGCGATAAGAATGGCGGTTTTATACCTGTTAAGCGGTGGAGTTGGAAAAATTGAGTGA
- the pyrR gene encoding bifunctional pyr operon transcriptional regulator/uracil phosphoribosyltransferase PyrR: MINTKIMDAKGIKRSIERIAYEILEHNGGADDMVIIGIRTRGVFLAERVAKVIKRIEKTAPPVGAVDITMYRDDVQIKLDQPIIQKTDLSFSIDDKIVILVDDVLYTGRTVRAALNELSDYGRTRCIQLAVLIDRGHRELPICADYTAIKLQTFTDENVIVNLKEHDDEDSVILQQSNGGEVK, encoded by the coding sequence ATGATTAATACAAAAATAATGGATGCCAAAGGCATTAAAAGGTCTATCGAGCGAATCGCCTACGAGATTTTAGAACACAACGGCGGCGCTGATGATATGGTGATTATCGGCATCCGCACGCGCGGCGTATTCTTAGCCGAACGAGTAGCGAAAGTTATCAAGCGGATTGAGAAAACAGCCCCGCCAGTCGGCGCAGTCGATATCACCATGTACCGCGATGATGTCCAAATCAAGCTCGACCAGCCGATTATCCAGAAAACCGATTTGAGTTTCTCCATCGATGACAAGATAGTTATTCTCGTTGATGATGTTCTCTACACCGGCCGGACTGTCCGGGCGGCACTTAACGAACTGTCCGATTACGGCCGCACGCGATGCATCCAGCTGGCGGTGCTTATCGACCGCGGCCATCGCGAACTGCCGATTTGCGCTGATTACACGGCTATAAAACTGCAGACTTTCACCGATGAAAATGTCATCGTCAACCTAAAAGAACACGATGACGAAGACAGCGTAATACTTCAGCAAAGTAACGGGGGAGAGGTGAAATGA